A portion of the Bradyrhizobium sp. CCGUVB1N3 genome contains these proteins:
- a CDS encoding virB8 family protein, giving the protein MNYNVKLAPETIDPRYYVEGATWEHDIARRNRNARALAWTVAAVMTFVALGLLAILALLVPLKTYEPYMVVVDKTTGFVEVKRPMAEGPLTQDEAVTTFNVVRYVKARETYDPKALKDNFDLAQLLAAKEAARDLTEIYSPANPQNPVKIYGTNTEVAVAIKSVTFPNSRTALVRFSTDEKTPTNAIARNWVALVRFRYTSAPMRNEYRFDNPLGFQVLEYRRDQETAPSPGAIGAQK; this is encoded by the coding sequence ATGAACTACAATGTGAAATTGGCCCCGGAAACGATAGACCCGCGTTATTACGTCGAGGGCGCGACCTGGGAGCACGACATCGCGCGCCGCAACCGCAACGCGCGCGCGCTCGCCTGGACGGTCGCTGCGGTCATGACGTTCGTCGCGCTCGGACTGCTCGCAATTCTGGCGCTGCTCGTACCGCTCAAGACCTATGAGCCTTACATGGTCGTCGTCGACAAGACGACGGGCTTCGTCGAGGTCAAGCGGCCGATGGCCGAAGGCCCGCTGACCCAGGACGAGGCGGTCACGACCTTCAATGTCGTGCGCTATGTCAAGGCGCGCGAGACCTATGATCCGAAGGCGCTCAAAGATAATTTCGACCTGGCGCAGCTGCTCGCGGCCAAAGAGGCGGCGCGCGATCTCACCGAGATCTATTCGCCGGCCAATCCGCAGAACCCAGTCAAAATCTATGGAACCAACACCGAGGTCGCCGTAGCGATTAAATCGGTGACCTTCCCCAACAGCCGGACGGCGCTGGTGCGCTTCTCGACCGACGAGAAGACGCCGACCAACGCCATTGCTCGGAACTGGGTCGCGCTGGTGCGGTTCCGCTACACCTCGGCGCCGATGCGCAACGAGTACCGTTTCGATAACCCGCTCGGCTTCCAGGTGCTCGAATATCGCCGAGATCAGGAAACCGCCCCCTCGCCGGGCGCGATCGGAGCACAGAAATAA
- the virB9 gene encoding P-type conjugative transfer protein VirB9, whose translation MTLFVSRGGRIASVAALALAVTIPAARAEAIPAPGRTDPRIRNVVYNRDNVTAIDATYGTSTMIELQPDEKIETLALGDSLAWKVEPNHKGNIIFVKPVDKNAQSNLNVVTDRRVYSFILRSNTQPPTSQLYEVRFRFPDDDADARLLAAAKERAAYPSLKALNIANANSDYGYKGSSANRPVAVFDDGTKTWFRFEGETPAIYIVDAERNESLINFRTEGPYVVVDKVSPQWTLRNGPESTCVFNRRLTNLHEPNGLEPYAPQRVGAVRTGG comes from the coding sequence ATGACCTTGTTCGTTTCGCGCGGCGGTCGCATCGCTTCCGTCGCCGCCCTGGCGCTCGCCGTCACGATCCCCGCCGCCCGCGCCGAGGCGATCCCGGCGCCCGGACGCACCGATCCGCGCATCCGCAATGTCGTCTACAACCGCGACAATGTCACCGCGATCGACGCGACCTACGGCACGTCGACGATGATCGAGCTGCAGCCCGACGAGAAGATCGAGACTTTGGCGCTCGGAGATTCGCTCGCCTGGAAGGTCGAGCCTAATCACAAGGGCAACATCATTTTCGTCAAGCCGGTCGACAAGAACGCCCAGTCGAATCTCAACGTCGTCACCGACCGACGAGTCTATAGCTTCATCCTGCGTTCGAACACCCAACCGCCGACGAGCCAGCTTTACGAAGTGCGCTTCCGCTTTCCGGACGACGACGCCGACGCGCGTCTTCTTGCCGCGGCCAAAGAGCGCGCGGCCTATCCGAGTCTGAAGGCGCTCAATATCGCCAACGCCAACAGCGACTATGGCTACAAGGGCTCATCCGCCAACAGGCCGGTTGCGGTGTTCGATGACGGAACGAAAACCTGGTTCCGTTTCGAGGGCGAGACGCCGGCGATCTATATCGTCGACGCCGAGCGCAATGAGAGCCTGATCAATTTCCGCACCGAGGGCCCCTATGTCGTCGTCGACAAGGTAAGCCCGCAATGGACCTTGCGCAACGGGCCGGAATCGACCTGCGTTTTCAACAGGCGGCTGACCAACCTGCATGAGCCGAATGGGCTCGAGCCCTATGCGCCACAGCGCGTGGGCGCCGTGAGAACGGGAGGCTGA
- the virB10 gene encoding type IV secretion system protein VirB10: MPTPQDYRALELEAAAATAVARGSTAFGNLMKFGVPLGALAVAGWMIHGSLQRPRATMTAPDKEEFTTTQFPAPSLQAARLEAGPPTIQLPQAPAVPADPALPPPPAAPPMALPAPPPPEPPLALVAPNDDEARRLAELERLRLEEERRKWERLRSSQVISDNAVPNSDGALAADAGRGAGPDDDPNRRFLASVGGAGVEVARAIQNRRIDALVAQGTIIRGVLETAVQSDLPGMLRAVVTENVWSFDGRRILIPAGSRLVGEYKSGIAQGQTRVFVVWTRMLRSDGVSVQLGSNGADDLGRTGNAGFVDDHYLERFGSAIMLSIVGGVSQFLSGYGQTFANGGTTITTTDPATGLVTTTQTGVQNGLNLKAREIAAQNVSQTLTYMAQDALKNSINIPPTIYLDQGTHIVVFVRRDLDFSSFYPDPVKEALREIKRERSSSKPDRLSR, from the coding sequence ATGCCGACCCCGCAAGACTATCGCGCGCTCGAACTCGAGGCGGCGGCCGCCACCGCCGTCGCCCGCGGCTCAACCGCCTTCGGCAATCTGATGAAATTCGGCGTGCCGCTCGGTGCGCTCGCGGTCGCCGGCTGGATGATCCACGGCTCGCTTCAGCGCCCGCGCGCGACCATGACCGCGCCGGATAAGGAAGAGTTCACCACCACCCAGTTTCCGGCGCCCTCTCTGCAGGCGGCGAGGCTTGAGGCCGGCCCGCCGACGATTCAGCTTCCGCAGGCACCGGCCGTCCCAGCGGATCCCGCTCTCCCGCCGCCGCCCGCCGCGCCCCCGATGGCGCTGCCAGCGCCGCCGCCACCCGAGCCGCCTTTGGCGCTTGTCGCGCCGAACGACGACGAGGCGCGCCGCCTCGCCGAGCTCGAGCGCTTGCGGCTCGAGGAAGAACGCCGCAAATGGGAGCGTTTGCGCAGCTCCCAGGTGATTTCTGACAACGCCGTCCCTAACAGCGACGGGGCGCTGGCCGCAGACGCCGGACGCGGCGCGGGCCCTGACGACGATCCGAACCGTCGCTTCCTCGCTTCGGTCGGCGGCGCCGGCGTCGAGGTCGCGCGCGCAATCCAAAACCGCCGGATTGACGCCCTCGTCGCGCAGGGGACGATAATTCGCGGCGTGCTGGAGACTGCGGTGCAAAGCGATCTGCCGGGCATGCTACGTGCGGTCGTGACCGAGAACGTCTGGTCGTTCGACGGACGCCGCATTCTCATTCCGGCCGGCAGCCGTCTCGTCGGCGAATACAAGTCGGGCATCGCTCAAGGGCAAACCCGCGTCTTTGTCGTCTGGACGAGGATGCTGCGCTCCGACGGCGTGTCGGTGCAGCTCGGCTCGAACGGCGCCGACGATCTCGGCCGCACCGGCAACGCTGGCTTTGTCGATGATCATTACCTCGAGCGCTTCGGCTCGGCGATCATGCTGTCGATCGTTGGCGGCGTCTCGCAATTCCTGAGCGGCTACGGACAGACTTTCGCCAATGGTGGGACGACGATCACCACGACCGATCCGGCGACCGGGCTCGTCACGACGACGCAAACCGGGGTCCAGAACGGCCTGAACCTGAAGGCGCGCGAGATCGCCGCCCAGAACGTCTCGCAGACCCTGACCTATATGGCCCAGGACGCGCTCAAGAACTCGATCAACATTCCGCCGACCATCTATCTCGACCAAGGCACGCACATCGTCGTGTTCGTGCGGCGGGACCTCGATTTTTCTTCCTTTTATCCCGATCCGGTGAAGGAGGCTCTCCGAGAGATCAAACGTGAACGCTCAAGCAGCAAACCCGACCGTCTTTCTCGATAG
- the virB11 gene encoding P-type DNA transfer ATPase VirB11, giving the protein MNAQAANPTVFLDRALEPLRPWLEDNQVVEICANGPGEVWIERFGRSAMERYAVPELTEAAIRHVTERIAGHSGQSVNEEHPLLSAALPSGERFQGVLPPATTGGAFAIRKQVIKEMGLDDYRKLGSFDHVTAVTEGALSEIDRRLCENLDAGRIEDFIRLAVVNRYSILLSGGTSSGKTTFLNAILKEVPSDERIITIEDTREVKPVQQNYLPLVASKGDQGEARVTVESLLQASMRLRPDRIFLGEIRGAEAYSYLRAINTGHPGSITTVHADSPLGAFEQLALMVMQAGLGLRRDEIVDYIKSVLPIVIQQTKIGGWRGTSAVYFSKLAEWRAEGRGGGHGPGRGQ; this is encoded by the coding sequence GTGAACGCTCAAGCAGCAAACCCGACCGTCTTTCTCGATAGGGCGCTCGAGCCGCTGCGGCCCTGGCTCGAGGACAATCAGGTCGTCGAGATTTGCGCCAATGGCCCCGGCGAGGTCTGGATCGAGCGGTTCGGGCGATCGGCGATGGAGCGCTATGCGGTTCCGGAATTGACGGAAGCGGCGATCCGGCATGTGACCGAGCGAATCGCCGGCCATTCCGGCCAAAGCGTCAACGAGGAGCATCCGCTGCTCTCGGCGGCGCTGCCAAGCGGCGAGCGCTTTCAGGGCGTGCTGCCGCCGGCGACGACCGGCGGCGCCTTCGCCATCCGCAAGCAGGTGATCAAGGAGATGGGCCTCGACGATTACCGAAAACTCGGCTCCTTCGATCATGTCACGGCGGTGACGGAAGGCGCGCTCTCGGAAATCGACCGGCGGCTTTGCGAAAATCTCGACGCCGGCCGCATCGAGGACTTCATTCGCCTCGCCGTCGTCAATCGCTATTCGATCCTACTCTCGGGTGGCACTTCGTCGGGCAAGACCACTTTTCTGAACGCGATCCTGAAGGAAGTGCCGAGCGACGAGCGCATCATCACCATCGAAGACACGCGCGAGGTCAAGCCGGTACAGCAGAACTATCTGCCGCTCGTCGCCTCGAAAGGCGACCAGGGCGAGGCGCGCGTCACTGTGGAATCGCTGCTGCAAGCCTCGATGCGCCTGCGCCCCGACCGCATCTTTCTCGGCGAAATCCGCGGCGCCGAGGCCTATTCCTACCTCCGTGCGATTAATACCGGCCATCCCGGCAGCATCACCACCGTTCACGCCGACAGTCCCCTCGGCGCCTTCGAGCAGCTCGCTTTGATGGTCATGCAGGCGGGGCTCGGGCTCAGGCGCGACGAGATCGTCGACTACATCAAGTCCGTGCTGCCGATCGTCATCCAGCAGACCAAAATCGGCGGCTGGCGCGGGACGTCGGCGGTTTATTTCTCAAAGCTCGCCGAATGGCGGGCCGAGGGCAGGGGAGGCGGCCATGGCCCGGGTCGCGGCCAATAG
- a CDS encoding type IV secretory system conjugative DNA transfer family protein, whose amino-acid sequence MARVAANRIGVAILCVVAFFLLWSLAYEIVVGLRWAPSRFPGEGAARWVLLRAQNADHSVATLFIAWRHFQARLAYPPTQGEALIRAGFAAGGVIVLGLAGWLFAFVNRKQMPYGEARFGTLIEAARQGLMAKQGIVLGLLGGATIRSDEPAHILVVGPSRSGKGTGFVLPNGYLWQGSAVFFDPKRENFAALANHRKAMGNQVFMFSPGSNDTHRYNPLDFVRRDERMATDCLVVASFIMPEKADDTWAGAGRLLLSALIGYVLSSPLLAGAQHMRSVARMTTTGKDISSVLRAIVKTERPHLPAWVVDNFNQYIALEPETRNSAVFNVNMAMGLWNNGLISAATETSDFDIGELRRRPMTIFIGCTIAELAIFRPLIRILFQQIHDLMMVRLPDADEPHQVLLMLDEFYHVGRLDSLISKITISAGYGFRMCIVMQDISQLDELYGRSTRITTVSGSQIKLFVQINDLETSEFVSEMLGETTVVYKTPVTRPGQGIFAPTAWAPHFTARPLRSPVELREMSAKKSILMVKNSRSFELTKIRHYTDKPYRRFYELAKGAPPALPVLREWKDEPLGGAFDLATATEEATEAVPAAPAPARPRKSPPRKTPAKKAPAGKNAGPEAVPLPAPLPIARGRVNHATSAKTAAKRLSLEQEPSAPSGESCDLRDLLAATEGEQCDGFNTMIASVAGSATEDPGKLTELTTTLIRLEESFGDDDKRS is encoded by the coding sequence ATGGCCCGGGTCGCGGCCAATAGGATCGGCGTCGCGATCCTCTGTGTCGTCGCTTTCTTCCTGCTGTGGAGCCTCGCCTACGAAATCGTCGTCGGCCTGCGCTGGGCACCGTCTCGCTTTCCCGGCGAGGGCGCGGCGCGCTGGGTGTTGCTACGAGCACAGAACGCCGACCATAGCGTCGCAACCTTGTTCATCGCCTGGCGCCATTTTCAGGCGCGCCTCGCTTATCCGCCCACGCAGGGGGAGGCGCTGATACGCGCGGGATTCGCCGCCGGCGGCGTCATTGTGCTCGGCCTCGCCGGCTGGCTTTTCGCCTTCGTCAATCGAAAGCAAATGCCCTACGGCGAGGCCCGCTTTGGCACGCTGATCGAGGCGGCGCGGCAAGGCCTCATGGCCAAACAGGGCATCGTGCTCGGCCTCCTCGGCGGCGCGACCATCCGTTCGGACGAGCCGGCGCATATTCTCGTCGTCGGCCCCTCGCGCTCCGGCAAAGGCACCGGCTTCGTGCTGCCGAATGGCTATCTCTGGCAGGGCTCGGCCGTGTTCTTCGACCCCAAGCGCGAAAATTTTGCGGCGCTCGCCAACCATCGCAAGGCCATGGGCAATCAGGTCTTCATGTTTTCGCCGGGCTCGAACGACACCCACCGCTACAACCCGCTCGACTTCGTGCGCCGCGACGAGCGCATGGCAACCGATTGCCTCGTCGTCGCTTCCTTCATCATGCCTGAAAAGGCCGACGACACCTGGGCCGGCGCCGGCCGCCTTCTGCTCTCGGCGCTGATCGGTTACGTGCTTTCCTCGCCCTTGCTGGCCGGCGCGCAGCACATGCGCTCGGTCGCGCGCATGACGACGACGGGCAAGGACATTTCTTCGGTGCTGCGGGCGATCGTCAAGACCGAGCGCCCGCACCTGCCGGCCTGGGTCGTCGACAATTTCAACCAGTACATCGCGCTCGAGCCCGAGACGCGCAATTCCGCGGTGTTCAACGTCAATATGGCGATGGGCTTGTGGAACAACGGGCTGATCTCGGCCGCGACCGAGACCTCCGACTTCGACATTGGCGAGTTGCGCCGCCGGCCGATGACGATCTTTATCGGCTGCACGATCGCGGAACTTGCCATCTTCCGGCCGCTGATCCGCATCTTGTTCCAGCAGATCCACGATCTGATGATGGTGAGGCTGCCAGACGCCGACGAGCCGCATCAGGTGCTGCTCATGCTCGACGAATTCTACCACGTCGGGCGCTTGGATTCGCTGATCTCCAAGATCACGATCTCGGCCGGCTACGGCTTCCGCATGTGCATCGTCATGCAGGACATTTCCCAGCTCGACGAGCTCTATGGCAGGAGCACGCGGATTACGACCGTCTCCGGCTCACAAATCAAACTCTTCGTCCAGATCAATGATCTCGAGACCTCGGAATTCGTCTCCGAAATGCTCGGCGAGACGACGGTTGTCTACAAGACGCCAGTGACCCGGCCGGGGCAGGGGATCTTCGCGCCCACCGCCTGGGCGCCGCATTTCACCGCGCGGCCTTTGCGCAGCCCGGTGGAGCTGCGCGAAATGTCGGCGAAAAAGTCGATCCTGATGGTGAAGAATTCGCGGTCGTTCGAGCTTACCAAGATCCGACATTACACGGACAAGCCCTATCGCCGCTTCTACGAACTTGCGAAAGGCGCGCCCCCGGCATTGCCGGTGTTGCGGGAATGGAAGGACGAGCCGCTCGGCGGTGCGTTCGACCTGGCGACGGCGACTGAAGAGGCGACCGAGGCCGTGCCTGCCGCTCCGGCGCCTGCGCGGCCCCGGAAAAGTCCGCCCAGAAAGACGCCGGCGAAGAAGGCGCCGGCCGGGAAGAACGCGGGGCCCGAGGCTGTTCCCCTTCCAGCGCCCTTGCCGATTGCAAGAGGGCGCGTGAACCACGCCACGAGCGCGAAAACGGCCGCCAAACGTCTCTCGCTCGAACAGGAGCCCTCCGCGCCATCCGGCGAAAGTTGTGATCTCCGCGACCTGCTGGCGGCTACAGAAGGCGAGCAATGTGACGGCTTCAACACAATGATTGCCTCGGTAGCTGGGTCGGCCACCGAGGATCCCGGCAAGCTGACGGAACTGACGACCACACTGATCCGGCTGGAGGAGTCGTTCGGCGACGACGACAAGCGGTCCTAA
- a CDS encoding DUF3363 domain-containing protein has product MQTEASLDRRHGIVRTQILATPTWRTQECSIGTVATLERQEAHRVGQQMARERGLSCFPANAGEYVSGRLAAVASLVSGCFAMIDNGWPFSLGPGNPLLEKRIGQHISGLQRDDGGIEWTFGRNRGLRL; this is encoded by the coding sequence ATGCAAACGGAAGCGAGCCTAGACCGACGTCATGGCATTGTTCGCACGCAGATCCTTGCAACGCCCACTTGGCGAACTCAAGAATGTTCTATCGGCACTGTGGCGACTCTTGAGCGACAGGAGGCCCATCGTGTGGGCCAACAGATGGCGAGAGAGCGCGGCCTGTCGTGCTTTCCAGCAAATGCCGGCGAGTATGTCAGCGGCCGCCTCGCTGCCGTCGCCAGTCTCGTCAGCGGATGCTTCGCCATGATTGACAACGGCTGGCCTTTCAGCTTGGGCCCTGGCAACCCCCTCCTCGAGAAGCGCATCGGCCAGCACATCAGCGGCCTCCAGCGCGACGACGGTGGCATCGAGTGGACATTTGGAAGAAACCGGGGGCTGCGGCTGTAA
- a CDS encoding nucleotidyl transferase AbiEii/AbiGii toxin family protein, with product MTPKPLKNIRASIRQRLLNHAKAHGDDYQRILTRYAIERLLFRLSQTEAREGYILKGAMLFVTWPEQVFRPTGDLDLLGHGDPDSGAITELFTRICQVEMPADGIIFDPSTLRVEEVREEEKYQGVRLTLSGRLGTAVIPVQVDIGFGDRVYPAPSRKNFPSLLSDLPAADVLMYPPETVVAEKFEAMLRFGETNGRIKDFHDIWVTARTFPFDLSTLVEAIAGTLQRRETTAPTQMPVALTPQFAEMADKQALWAGFLRRNPPTLQPPPFGELLTELRRFFEPVLTALGLPESASGRWNPDRSAWE from the coding sequence ATGACACCCAAACCTCTTAAAAACATCAGGGCCTCGATCCGCCAGCGCCTCCTCAATCATGCTAAAGCGCATGGTGACGACTATCAGCGAATCCTCACGCGCTACGCGATCGAGCGGTTACTTTTCCGATTGAGCCAGACGGAAGCGCGAGAGGGATATATCCTCAAGGGCGCTATGCTCTTCGTGACCTGGCCAGAACAAGTCTTCCGGCCTACCGGTGATCTCGACCTTCTCGGACATGGAGATCCCGACTCTGGCGCCATCACCGAACTGTTCACCCGCATCTGTCAGGTCGAGATGCCGGCCGACGGCATCATCTTTGACCCGTCCACCTTGCGGGTGGAGGAAGTCCGCGAGGAGGAAAAATACCAAGGCGTTCGATTGACCCTGAGTGGCCGCTTGGGTACGGCGGTTATTCCTGTCCAGGTGGATATCGGCTTTGGGGACCGCGTCTATCCCGCGCCCAGCCGCAAGAATTTCCCGAGCCTGCTTTCCGATCTGCCTGCGGCCGACGTTCTAATGTACCCGCCCGAGACCGTCGTGGCAGAGAAATTCGAAGCGATGCTTCGCTTCGGCGAAACGAATGGCCGGATCAAAGATTTCCATGACATCTGGGTCACGGCGCGCACCTTCCCTTTCGACCTCTCTACTTTGGTTGAGGCCATCGCCGGCACCCTGCAAAGGCGGGAGACCACTGCACCGACGCAGATGCCGGTGGCGTTGACGCCGCAGTTTGCTGAGATGGCAGACAAACAAGCGCTCTGGGCAGGGTTTTTGCGCCGCAACCCGCCGACACTGCAGCCGCCGCCATTCGGTGAGCTATTGACGGAGTTGCGTCGATTCTTCGAGCCGGTACTCACTGCTCTCGGTTTGCCAGAGAGCGCGAGCGGTCGCTGGAACCCCGACCGCAGCGCCTGGGAGTAA
- a CDS encoding type IV toxin-antitoxin system AbiEi family antitoxin domain-containing protein — translation MFFIVGKMYYLPTKDNKMAKRHINHRERALSLVQDRGIARARDFKAAGIPLIYLKRLTDSGELVRLGRGLYQDPERVGEDIAHNLAEAARAVPNGVVSLASALRHHGLTTQLPHAVWLTIPHKARTPKADGLPLEIVRATGEALTAGVEHVQVEGVDVPIYGVAKTIADCFKHRRHIGEDVAIEALRDALRMRKTTVAEILRYAEIDRVAERIRPYLKALQ, via the coding sequence ATGTTCTTTATCGTCGGCAAGATGTATTACTTGCCAACAAAAGATAACAAGATGGCGAAACGTCATATAAATCATCGCGAGCGTGCCCTCAGCCTGGTCCAGGATCGAGGCATCGCCCGCGCGCGCGACTTCAAGGCAGCCGGTATTCCGCTAATCTACCTGAAGCGCCTGACGGACAGCGGGGAACTCGTTCGACTCGGAAGGGGACTCTACCAGGATCCGGAACGGGTAGGAGAAGACATCGCCCATAATCTTGCCGAAGCCGCACGGGCGGTTCCCAATGGCGTCGTCAGTCTTGCAAGCGCGCTACGACACCATGGGCTGACCACCCAACTGCCGCACGCCGTCTGGCTGACCATCCCGCACAAAGCCAGGACCCCGAAGGCCGATGGCCTGCCGCTCGAGATCGTCCGGGCGACCGGTGAGGCGCTCACGGCCGGTGTCGAGCATGTGCAGGTTGAAGGTGTCGACGTTCCGATCTACGGCGTGGCGAAGACCATCGCCGATTGCTTCAAGCATCGACGCCATATTGGCGAGGATGTCGCCATCGAGGCGCTGCGTGATGCGCTTCGCATGCGGAAGACGACGGTGGCCGAGATTCTGCGATACGCCGAGATCGATCGCGTGGCCGAGCGTATCCGTCCCTATCTCAAAGCGCTGCAATGA